One window of Trichoderma breve strain T069 chromosome 3, whole genome shotgun sequence genomic DNA carries:
- a CDS encoding la domain-containing protein: protein MATASAFSYAQAAKGQGTVPSNALPGQPVQDSQPPAAAPKSTADAENATESNGAVRSADSSANTEKQDAVSNTGLEVETRSEEVQETRREPVRDDESGRLDRPWRRGDKGTRSSSTTTRSVDEQDSRRPRKSKKSKAAEKQANEQSVTDKDQESEKEVPKVELFEAPIPSVNIWRQRAEAQAKTKPSAGSAEQTTNGSPKPDRDSIPNGVKPPRKLVDAPRSERNASRGSRVADKDAGNVPPSVADTTAWPTPETAIQEDKKKPAEKSDRPEKDASEDGSQSKPRQKGKWVTMDYVPSVNFETQLPQMRNSKPRGGARNANGSRATPSHASDKGTAPVASQGKPSENTNSGNSNGSNKERPRDGANGPNRGAPAPQAKRSSTDMSNAREQRKAANHAGSEKNKDATSNSTEQGHAVRERTENRNDRPRGAYRGRGGHHPVNTQHQHQHTASSFSASGAMGGRAQGPYSPPPRQGGHGQMFMPSQRGGRGGRNNGQNFHRMSLPNGSARIPQVQTQFGPYEYPITPMTAMPFQPQPYWDNMLVPVLKSQVEYYFSIENLCKDVYLRARMDSQGFVPLHFIASFKRVRELSADIAMVRAVCEISTELDLAVGEDDIERVRRSQAWESFVLPLEDRDEFARNHGPAHLTFKNRPSQMPPQFNGVPVPYGMASPPAYAAHAEVPFQQLPEDAFIGQGVNGLANGHVNGVSQLSADVPDFAPSGALDGLAKTNGPIAVNGHVEKPVDSTLPNGVHNEQSV, encoded by the exons ATGGCAACCGCTTCAGCTTTTTCTTATGCGCAGGCCGCCAAGGGCCAGGGCACCGTGCCATCAAATGCCTTGCCTGGGCAGCCCGTCCAGGACTCCCAGCCACCCGCAGCCGCGCCCAAGTCTACCGCGGACGCCGAAAATGCGACCGAATCCAACGGTGCCGTTCGAAGCGCCGATTCTTCCGCCAACACGGAGAAGCAGGATGCCGTCAGTAATACTGGTTTGGAGGTTGAGACCCGATCAGAGGAAGTCCAGGAGACGCGCCGCGAGCCCGTACGGGATGACGAGTCTGGCAGATTAGATCGCCCTTGGCGACGAGGCGACAAAGGCACGAGGTCTTCGAGTACGACCACGCGATCGGTCGACGAACAAGATTCCAGAAGGCCGCGGAAGTCTAAGAAGTCAAAGGCTGCTGAAAAGCAAGCCAACGAGCAATCAGTAACGGACAAGGACCAGGAGTCTGAGAAAGAGGTTCCCAAAGTCGAACTGTTTGAGGCGCCCATTCCATCCGTCAATATCTGGCGGCAGCGAGCGGAAGCTCAGGCAAAGACCAAGCCATCTGCCGGCTCTGCAGAGCAGACAACCAATGGTTCACCGAAGCCTGAC CGTGATAGCATACCAAATGGCGTCAAGCCCCCTCGCAAATTGGTCGATGCCCCTCGATCTGAGAGAAATGCCAGCCGTGGTTCAAGAGTAGCGGACAAAGATGCTGGCAATGTACCCCCTTCAGTCGCCGATACTACGGCCTGGCCCACTCCAGAGACGGCCATCcaagaggacaagaagaagcccgcaGAGAAGTCCGATCGTCCCGAGAAGGATGCCTCAGAGGACGGTTCCCAGTCAAAGCCGAgacaaaagggaaaatggGTGACTATGGATTACGTGCCGAGCGTCAACTTTGAAACGCAGCTTCCTCAGATGCGTAACTCCAAGCCTCGAGGTGGAGCTAGAAATGCAAATGGCTCAAGGGCTACACCATCCCACGCCAGTGACAAGGGCACCGCGCCCGTCGCCAGCCAGGGCAAGCCCAGTGAGAACACCAACAGCGGTaacagcaacggcagcaacaaGGAGCGCCCTCGCGATGGTGCCAACGGCCCGAACCGCGGTGCCCCAGCGCCTCAAGCTAAGCGTTCATCGACAGACATGTCAAACGCACGTGAGCAAAGGAAAGCCGCGAACCACGCTGGTAgcgagaagaacaaggatgCTACATCAAATTCAACT GAGCAGGGCCATGCTGTCCGTGAACGAACGGAGAACCGCAATGATAGACCACGAGGTGCATACCGCGGCCGTGGCGGACATCATCCTGTCAACacccagcaccagcatcagcacactgcatccagcttctctgcATCGGGCGCCATGGGCGGACGAGCCCAAGGCCCCTACAGCCCACCGCCCAGACAAGGTGGCCATGGTCAGATGTTCATGCCATCTCAAAGGGGTGGCAGAGGCGGCCGCAACAACGGCCAAAACTTCCATCGCATGTCTCTGCCCAATGGATCAGCACGCATTCCTCAGGTTCAAACTCAGTTTGGGCCCTACGAGTATCCCATCACGCCGATGACGGCCATGCCCTTCCAGCCTCAGCCCTACTGGGACAACATGTTGGTGCCGGTATTGAAGAGCCAGGTTGAGTACTACTTCTCCATCGAGAACTTGTGCAAGGACGTATATCTCCGCGCGCGGATGGACTCGCAAGGTTTTGTGCCCTTGCACTTCATTGCCTCCTTCAAGCGTGTGCGAGAGCTGTCTGCCGATATCGCCATGGTCCGTGCTGTTTGTGAGATCTCCACCGAACTCGACCTCGCTGTCGGTGAAGATGACATTGAGCGCGTGCGACGAAGCCAGGCGTGGGAAAGCTTTGTGTTGCCTCTTGAGGACCGGGATGAGTTTGCTCGAAACCACGGACCCGCCCACCTCACTTTCAAGAACCGACCCTCGCAAATGCCACCCCAGTTTAACGGAGTGCCTGTACCATACGGCATGGCATCACCCCCTGCGTATGCAGCCCACGCTGAAGTCCCGTTTCAGCAGCTGCCCGAGGATGCTTTCATCGGCCAGGGAGTCAACGGTCTAGCAAACGGCCATGTCAACGGCGTCAGTCAGCTGTCGGCAGATGTGCCCGACTTTGCTCCCTCAGGTGCTCTCGACGGCCTGGCCAAGACTAACGGCCCAATTGCCGTGAATGGACATGTCGAGAAGCCCGTTGACAGCACTTTGCCCAACGGTGTACACAACGAGCAATCGGTGTAG